The window AGTCTCGGCCGTTGCTTCATGGCGTCTCCGAGAAGGCTTTCATCTGGTGACTCGGAAGTGAGTCGTTTGAACCGGGTTCTGGTTAAGTGATTCGGGTCCGCGGTAACGGATAGGCAGGAGATGGCCGTGAAAGGTGGGGTGAATTATTTCACCTGAGTCGTCCCGGTTCGAATCCGAGttatttattgaattattattgttacctctcattatttattttgtaaaaatcgACCATGACGATATGTATTAGTGTTGTCGTTGTGTCAttaccaaaacaaattaatttatttgtggtctttacatttatttttatcagTTTTACACACAAATCTCATTTGGTTAATTCCTCTATACTTTTACAGTTGTAAAGTTTATCATGCTATAAATAGAATTTCATTCGTTAAAATGTGGTAGGTTTTTATTTACGctttaaacaaattataaccaaattaaaatatttaaaagataagtAACCAAATGgttatatataagattaaacacatataataaacacttaaaatttggattttttttctttttttttttgcaagattGTCGTGAGACCAGTTCGATTAAACCTACAAGACGATCTAGCATGAACTAATCCCGAGTCATTTTTTTAGGATTGGCTCGCACTGGACTTCGACGAGCCTTAGCTCTAATTTGATACGGAAACGTTTTATTCGTCAAGCCGAAGTAGTGGTAAATTTATCTATTGCAACGTACTTGTTAGAACtggatttgatgatttttttctaaagcCCAAATCGGTTAAGAAAATAGACTGGCTGAGATGGACCGGTCTGGCCCATGAGAACAGGCAAAAAAGCTAATGTCAACCACTCCGAGAAAAAACTATAATGACAAGTAAAAAAGTCCTCGAGAAAAATTTAGTCCGTAGATGATTACATGTCGATCCTAGTGTATGCAGTAGCATAAGAAAAAGCGcataaaaatctgtaaataTGTTCGTATACTAGTTAACATTCTCTGCAACTTGTAGTTACAAacgaatgatgatgatgaaataaaGTAGTTATAGTAACGTAAAATTCGTAATACGATGTGTGGAAAAAGCAGAAGAATAGGGAGGGACACAAATGGGACCCCTACTTCACATGTTACAATGGTGCTTTGTCGGAAAACATGAAATATTTCCCAAAAAGtgccctctctctctcttttccctttcttcttctccatctctcacCTCACGCCACACGCCAATCATAAAAAACGCATCTTCCCCGCCCCTTAACTTCTAATGTTATTCCAATTACACCcgttcttttaaaaattaattgacACTCTTACACCCTACTAGTACTTGGCTGGTTCCCTAACgtttacaaaaatgtaaaagtggAACCGTTGTAAAGTATTGAAAATGGAccaccacaaaaaaataaagataaagacGTGTTCTCCCAAATCCAGAGCTTAATTGGACTATTATCCAAAGCCACCGAGTTAGTCAACATTTGACAACCAATCTTCTCAACTAATACAACAAGACACCGCCATACGTTACCAAGCTTTTTACCATAGTATATACACTTCAACTTCTTGAAACTAAACAATAGAATCCAATGTTGAAATTAGTAGTCATCATAATTCATTACTCAAATAAAGGTATACgaaaaattgaatttaatattaaaagaaatttactccaatattttttaatcttctcGTCCGTGATTTCAGATtggaaaataatgtaaaaaaaaaaaaaaaaaacacaatttttgacCGTAACAgtaactttcttttttccccctCAAAAAAATAACCTCACTTAATCCAAGCGTAAACGAGTAATGAGAATCCAAGACCATTGCCGGAGCCAGTACCAGACGAACCTCCGCCACCGTACTCAGCCTCATCAGCACTACTAGCCCATTCCATCACCGACGAGCTACAAGCGGACGAAGCCGAAGACATTGAAatcgaagacgacgacgagCTCCTCTTACTCCTCACAAacctcttcctcatcttcctccACTCTACAATCCCTTTAATCCCCAAACTACTCCCACACTGCTTCGGCTTTTTCCACAGAACGACACCGTTTCTATTTCTCtcattctcctcttcttcttcttcttcttcttctttcctcttcgTTTCGCAAACCTCCTCTGCTTCTGGATCACTCTCGAATCTAAACATAAACACGGCGTGTCCTCCTCCTCCGTCACCGGAACTTTTACTCTGAAACAACCAATTGTAAACATCCCAAGAGATCTGAACGTTAACACCATCGATTTCAACTTTCTCATTCCCTCTAAACTTCCATCTAAGCCTCTTGATCTGAAGAACCTGTTTCGAATCGACGCTGAAACAGAGCTTAGCGTCTTCATCAACACGGCAATCAATAGAAATCTCTCTGTTCTTTCCACCGAACCTCGCTTTAGTAGTGAAAACCCTAGCTCCGAACACATGCTCTTTCCTCAACAGAAGAGCTTGCGGATTCGTCGGAGGTTTCGCCGATTTA is drawn from Camelina sativa cultivar DH55 chromosome 8, Cs, whole genome shotgun sequence and contains these coding sequences:
- the LOC104705366 gene encoding uncharacterized protein LOC104705366: MSPSWLRPTTDHHSHPPPPPPSSQSPSPLSSGDPNLTTCLYQTDHGVFYLTWSRTFLGGHSVNLFLHSQDYYNHSSPLSFSSADLSLSSAVSFHLNLNTLAFWKKRGSRFVSPKIQVFWDLTKAKFDSGSEPRSGFYIAVVVDGEMGLLVGDSVKEAYARAKSAKPPTNPQALLLRKEHVFGARVFTTKARFGGKNREISIDCRVDEDAKLCFSVDSKQVLQIKRLRWKFRGNEKVEIDGVNVQISWDVYNWLFQSKSSGDGGGGHAVFMFRFESDPEAEEVCETKRKEEEEEEEEENERNRNGVVLWKKPKQCGSSLGIKGIVEWRKMRKRFVRSKRSSSSSSISMSSASSACSSSVMEWASSADEAEYGGGGSSGTGSGNGLGFSLLVYAWIK